A genomic window from Helicobacter pylori includes:
- a CDS encoding 2-hydroxymuconate tautomerase family protein — translation MPLINIKLVPENGGPTNEQKQQLIEEVSDLMVKVLNKNKASVVVIIDEVDPNNYGLGGESVHHLRQKN, via the coding sequence ATGCCGCTTATCAATATCAAGCTTGTGCCAGAAAATGGAGGGCCAACAAACGAGCAAAAACAGCAATTGATTGAAGAGGTTTCAGATTTGATGGTTAAGGTGTTAAACAAGAATAAGGCTTCTGTCGTGGTCATTATAGATGAGGTTGATCCAAATAATTATGGTCTTGGGGGCGAGAGCGTTCATCATTTGAGGCAAAAAAACTAA